One genomic segment of Streptomyces niveus includes these proteins:
- a CDS encoding OB-fold nucleic acid binding domain-containing protein produces the protein MSAEKPTGRFRRMLDRLSSSQEDLESEELREDAQASGCTRISDCGDRQIVKVTGTLRTVTFRPRAGVPALEAELFDGTAPLDVVWLGRRSIAGIEPGRKLIASGRISMSHGRRVLFNPKYELRPLGQE, from the coding sequence ATGAGTGCTGAGAAGCCGACCGGCCGCTTCCGCCGGATGCTCGACCGGCTGTCCAGCTCCCAGGAGGACCTGGAATCCGAGGAGCTGCGTGAGGACGCGCAGGCCTCGGGCTGCACACGCATCAGCGACTGCGGCGACCGTCAGATAGTCAAGGTGACTGGTACGTTGCGGACGGTCACTTTCCGTCCGCGGGCCGGTGTGCCCGCGCTGGAGGCGGAGCTGTTCGACGGCACCGCGCCGCTGGACGTGGTGTGGCTGGGACGGCGCTCCATCGCGGGCATAGAGCCGGGCCGCAAGCTCATCGCATCCGGCCGGATCTCCATGAGCCACGGCCGTAGGGTGCTGTTCAACCCCAAATACGAACTCCGACCGCTCGGACAGGAGTAG
- a CDS encoding APC family permease, with protein sequence MPKLTDVPKRILIGRALRSDRLGETLLPKRIALPVFASDPLSSVAYAPGEVLLVLSIAGASAYHFSPWIALAVVVLMFTVVASYRQNVHAYPSGGGDYEVATTNLGPKAGLTVASALLVDYVLTVAVSISAGVENLGSAVPFVIENKVLCAIGIIVILTLMNLRGVRESGKLFAIPTYIFVTGVFIMILWGAYRGLVLGDTMHAPTAHFEIKAEESGLAGFALIFLLLRAFSSGCAALTGVEAISNGVPAFRKPKSRNAATTLAMMGTLAVTMFCGIIGLAMATDVKMAEFPAKDLLRDGVPVGEGYVQNPVISQVAAAVFGPDTFFFVLLAAATALVLFLAANTAYNGFPLLGSILAQDRYLPRQLHTRGDRLAFSNGIVLLAGAAILLVWLYGADSTKLIQLYIVGVFVSFTLSQTGMVRHWNRHLRTERDKAKRRHMIRSRAINTFGAFFTGLVLIVVLATKFTHGAWVALLGMVIFYGTMSAIRRHYDRVAEEIAAAEAPGPDSVRPSRVHTIVLVSKVHKPTLRALAFAKLTRSDRLEALSINVDTAETKQLREEWERRGINVPLKILDSPYREITRPVIEYVKGLRTENPRDVVSIFIPEYVVGRWYEQVLHNQSALRLKGRLLFTPGVMVTSVPYQLESSEVAKKRDRRRAEWSAPGSVRRGPVDTRPKKEPTGKS encoded by the coding sequence GTGCCGAAACTGACCGACGTGCCCAAACGGATCCTGATCGGGAGGGCGCTGCGTAGCGACAGGCTGGGAGAAACGCTCCTTCCTAAACGCATCGCACTGCCCGTCTTCGCCTCCGACCCGCTCTCCTCGGTGGCCTACGCACCGGGGGAAGTCCTCCTGGTGCTCTCCATCGCGGGCGCTTCGGCGTACCACTTCAGCCCGTGGATCGCACTGGCCGTCGTGGTCCTGATGTTCACCGTCGTCGCCTCCTACCGTCAGAACGTGCACGCCTACCCGAGCGGCGGCGGCGACTACGAGGTCGCCACCACCAACCTCGGCCCCAAGGCCGGTCTGACCGTCGCGAGCGCCCTGCTCGTCGACTACGTACTGACCGTGGCCGTGTCGATCTCCGCCGGTGTGGAGAATCTCGGCTCGGCGGTCCCCTTCGTCATCGAGAACAAGGTCCTGTGCGCGATCGGGATAATCGTCATCCTGACGCTGATGAATCTGCGCGGCGTACGGGAGTCGGGCAAGCTCTTCGCCATCCCGACGTACATCTTCGTCACCGGCGTCTTCATCATGATCCTCTGGGGCGCCTACCGTGGCCTCGTACTCGGCGACACCATGCACGCGCCCACCGCCCACTTCGAGATCAAGGCGGAGGAGAGCGGACTGGCCGGGTTCGCGCTGATCTTCCTGCTGCTGCGCGCGTTCTCCTCCGGCTGCGCGGCCCTGACCGGCGTCGAGGCCATCAGCAACGGCGTCCCCGCCTTCCGTAAGCCCAAGAGCAGGAACGCGGCGACGACGCTGGCGATGATGGGCACCCTCGCCGTCACCATGTTCTGCGGCATCATCGGCCTCGCGATGGCCACCGATGTGAAGATGGCCGAGTTCCCGGCCAAGGACCTGCTGCGCGACGGTGTGCCGGTCGGTGAGGGCTATGTCCAGAACCCGGTCATCTCCCAGGTCGCCGCCGCCGTCTTCGGGCCGGACACCTTCTTCTTCGTCCTGCTCGCCGCGGCCACCGCGCTCGTGCTGTTCCTGGCCGCCAACACCGCGTACAACGGCTTCCCGCTGCTCGGCTCGATCCTCGCGCAGGACCGCTATCTGCCGCGCCAACTCCACACCCGAGGCGACCGCCTCGCCTTCTCCAACGGCATCGTGCTGCTGGCCGGCGCCGCCATCCTGCTGGTGTGGCTCTACGGGGCGGACTCGACCAAGCTGATCCAGCTCTACATCGTCGGCGTCTTCGTCTCCTTCACCCTCAGCCAGACGGGCATGGTCCGGCACTGGAACCGCCATCTGCGGACCGAACGCGACAAGGCCAAGCGCCGTCACATGATCCGCTCACGCGCGATCAACACCTTCGGCGCGTTCTTCACCGGGCTCGTCCTGATCGTCGTACTGGCCACCAAGTTCACGCACGGTGCGTGGGTCGCCCTGCTGGGCATGGTGATCTTCTACGGGACGATGAGCGCGATCCGCCGGCACTACGACCGCGTGGCCGAGGAGATCGCCGCCGCCGAGGCCCCCGGCCCCGACAGCGTACGGCCGTCCCGCGTCCACACCATCGTGCTCGTCTCCAAGGTCCACAAGCCGACGCTGCGCGCGCTCGCGTTCGCGAAGCTGACGCGCTCGGACCGGCTGGAGGCGCTCTCCATCAACGTCGACACCGCCGAGACGAAGCAGCTGAGGGAGGAGTGGGAACGGCGCGGCATCAACGTGCCGCTGAAGATCCTCGACTCCCCCTACCGCGAGATCACCCGGCCGGTCATCGAGTACGTGAAGGGCCTGCGCACCGAGAACCCGCGTGACGTGGTCAGCATCTTCATCCCCGAGTACGTGGTCGGCCGCTGGTACGAGCAGGTGCTGCACAACCAGAGCGCGCTACGGCTCAAGGGGCGGCTGCTCTTCACACCGGGCGTGATGGTGACCTCGGTGCCGTACCAGCTGGAGTCCTCCGAGGTCGCGAAGAAGCGGGACAGGCGGCGCGCGGAGTGGAGCGCGCCCGGCTCGGTGCGGCGGGGGCCGGTGGACACCCGGCCGAAGAAGGAGCCCACGGGGAAGTCCTGA
- a CDS encoding ArsR/SmtB family transcription factor, translating into MQQVPTGDELLKVLGALGNPHRMRIIGALLEGRNYVSRLARELGIGRPLLHMHLQRLEAAGLVVGTLELSESGKSMKYFELTPFCFALTPKSVATAAQTLTEEERTTVKESAK; encoded by the coding sequence ATGCAACAGGTCCCGACCGGCGACGAGCTGCTGAAAGTGCTCGGCGCGCTCGGCAATCCACACCGGATGCGGATCATCGGCGCGCTCCTGGAGGGCCGGAACTACGTCAGCAGGCTCGCCCGCGAGCTCGGCATCGGACGTCCGCTGCTGCACATGCATCTCCAGCGGCTGGAGGCGGCCGGTCTGGTCGTCGGGACGCTGGAGCTCTCCGAGAGCGGCAAGTCGATGAAGTACTTCGAGCTGACGCCGTTCTGTTTCGCCCTGACCCCCAAGTCCGTCGCCACGGCGGCGCAGACGCTGACCGAGGAAGAGAGAACGACCGTGAAGGAGTCCGCGAAATGA
- a CDS encoding MMPL family transporter: MTTLPKRLAGAPGGSRGKWFVLVAWLILVVALGPLAGKLGEVEETGPNAFLPRGAESARVNTELEKFRTDTLMPAVVVYTGEGAAAKAAADRPRFAPYVAEGEQLPPAVRSEDGAALMAVVPLSYEDEITDTVDRLRDIAGANAPPGVEAEVGGPAASLTDSVAVFDTLDATLMIATGLVVAVLLLITYRSPLLWLFPLLSVGFAAVLTQVGTYLLAKYGHLPVDPQSAGILMVLVFGVGTDYALLLIARYREELHRLEDRHEAMRTALRRSGPAILASAGTVAIGLTCLAFADINSSRSMGMVGAVGVVCAFLAMVTVLPALLVIAGRWVFWPFVPRFGTPVRKEATVWSRIGALVARRPRWSWLMSVGVTGVLALSAVGIDMGLRQSEMFQEKPESVVAQELISAHYPSGASDPAKVVTRADRAADVESAVRDVEGVARVEDGDRTPDGSLATLSVVLTDTPDSAAAKETVDRLRDAVRTVDGADALVGGATAQTLDTQRAADRDLRTVIPVVLVVVLVVLILLLRALVAPLLLLATVVVSYFAALGASNLLFEHVFGFAGVDWSIPLMGFVFLVALGIDYNIFLMHRVREEALRTGHRRGVLEGLTSTGGVITSAGVVLAATFAVFAALPLVTMAQMGVIVGIGVLLDTFLVRTVLVPALALDLGRRFWWPGRLFARGAHDGPAGPSERPAGERSPEHV; this comes from the coding sequence ATGACCACGTTGCCGAAGCGGCTCGCCGGGGCACCCGGCGGCAGCCGCGGGAAGTGGTTCGTCCTGGTCGCCTGGCTGATCCTCGTCGTCGCGCTCGGCCCGCTCGCGGGCAAGCTCGGCGAGGTCGAGGAGACGGGGCCGAACGCGTTCCTGCCCCGTGGCGCGGAATCGGCCCGGGTCAACACCGAGCTGGAGAAGTTCCGTACCGACACGCTGATGCCGGCGGTCGTCGTCTACACCGGCGAAGGGGCCGCGGCGAAGGCCGCGGCGGACCGCCCGCGCTTCGCGCCGTACGTCGCCGAGGGCGAGCAACTGCCGCCCGCCGTAAGGTCCGAGGACGGCGCGGCCCTGATGGCCGTCGTGCCCCTGTCGTACGAGGACGAGATCACCGACACGGTCGACAGACTCCGCGACATCGCCGGCGCCAACGCCCCACCGGGCGTCGAAGCCGAGGTCGGCGGCCCCGCTGCCTCCCTGACCGACTCCGTCGCCGTCTTCGACACCCTCGACGCGACCCTGATGATCGCGACCGGACTCGTCGTGGCCGTCCTGCTGCTGATCACCTACCGCAGCCCCCTGCTCTGGCTGTTCCCGCTGCTGTCCGTCGGCTTCGCCGCCGTACTCACCCAGGTCGGTACGTACCTGCTCGCCAAGTACGGCCATCTGCCCGTCGATCCGCAGAGCGCGGGCATCCTGATGGTGCTCGTCTTCGGCGTCGGCACGGACTACGCGCTGCTGCTCATCGCCCGCTACCGCGAGGAGTTGCACCGGCTGGAGGACCGCCACGAGGCGATGCGGACCGCGCTGCGCCGCTCGGGCCCGGCGATCCTCGCCTCGGCGGGCACCGTCGCGATCGGGCTGACCTGTCTGGCGTTCGCCGACATCAACTCCTCGCGCTCCATGGGAATGGTCGGTGCCGTCGGGGTGGTCTGCGCGTTCCTCGCGATGGTCACCGTGCTGCCCGCCCTGCTGGTGATCGCCGGCCGCTGGGTCTTCTGGCCGTTCGTCCCGCGCTTCGGCACCCCCGTCCGTAAGGAGGCCACCGTCTGGTCCCGGATCGGCGCCCTGGTCGCCCGGCGCCCGCGCTGGTCCTGGCTGATGTCGGTGGGTGTCACCGGGGTGCTCGCGCTCAGCGCGGTCGGTATCGACATGGGGCTGCGGCAGTCGGAGATGTTCCAGGAGAAGCCCGAATCGGTCGTGGCGCAGGAACTGATCTCCGCGCACTACCCGTCGGGCGCCTCCGACCCGGCGAAGGTCGTCACCCGCGCCGACCGCGCCGCCGACGTCGAGTCGGCCGTACGGGACGTCGAGGGCGTCGCGCGCGTCGAGGACGGCGACCGTACGCCCGACGGCAGCCTCGCCACCCTGTCCGTGGTGCTGACCGACACCCCGGACAGCGCGGCGGCCAAGGAGACCGTGGACCGGCTCCGGGACGCCGTACGGACCGTGGACGGCGCCGACGCCCTCGTCGGCGGGGCCACCGCGCAGACCCTCGACACCCAGCGGGCCGCCGACCGCGATCTGCGCACCGTCATTCCCGTGGTGCTGGTGGTGGTGCTGGTCGTACTGATCCTGCTGCTGCGCGCCCTGGTCGCACCGCTGCTGCTGCTCGCCACGGTCGTCGTGTCGTACTTCGCCGCGCTCGGCGCGTCGAACCTCCTGTTCGAGCACGTCTTCGGCTTCGCCGGTGTCGACTGGTCGATCCCGCTGATGGGCTTCGTGTTCCTGGTCGCCCTCGGCATCGACTACAACATCTTCCTGATGCACCGGGTCCGCGAGGAGGCGCTGCGGACCGGCCACCGGCGCGGCGTACTGGAGGGCCTGACCAGCACCGGGGGCGTGATCACCTCGGCGGGTGTGGTGCTCGCCGCGACGTTCGCCGTCTTCGCGGCGCTGCCACTGGTGACGATGGCGCAGATGGGCGTGATCGTCGGTATCGGAGTCCTGCTGGACACCTTCCTGGTCCGTACGGTGCTGGTGCCCGCGCTCGCGCTGGACCTGGGGCGCCGGTTCTGGTGGCCGGGGCGGCTCTTCGCCCGGGGCGCCCACGATGGTCCGGCGGGGCCCTCCGAACGGCCGGCGGGGGAGCGCTCGCCCGAGCACGTCTGA
- a CDS encoding potassium channel family protein encodes MHIVIMGCGRVGAALATSLERQGHTVAVIDQDPTAFRRLGSGFGGRRVNGVGFDQDTLRDAGIEDAGAFAAVSSGDNSNIIAARVAREMFGIENVAARIYDPRRAEVYQRLGIPTVATVRWTADQMLRRLLPSGAEPLWRDPSGGVQLAEVHTSAGWIGHKISTLQEETGVRVAFLTRLGEAILPTSQTVLQEGDLVHVMMRTDDIQKVEAAFAEGPEEGGH; translated from the coding sequence GTGCACATCGTCATCATGGGCTGCGGCCGAGTGGGAGCCGCGCTCGCGACCAGCCTGGAGCGGCAGGGGCACACGGTCGCGGTGATCGACCAGGACCCCACGGCGTTCCGCAGGCTCGGCTCCGGCTTCGGCGGGCGGCGTGTCAACGGCGTCGGCTTCGACCAGGACACCTTGCGCGACGCGGGCATCGAGGACGCGGGCGCGTTCGCCGCGGTCAGCAGCGGCGACAACTCGAACATCATCGCCGCCCGGGTGGCCCGCGAGATGTTCGGCATCGAGAACGTGGCCGCGCGCATCTACGACCCCCGGCGCGCGGAGGTCTACCAGCGGCTCGGCATCCCGACCGTGGCGACCGTCCGCTGGACCGCCGACCAGATGCTCCGGCGGCTGCTGCCGTCCGGCGCGGAGCCGCTGTGGCGCGACCCGAGCGGCGGCGTACAGCTCGCCGAGGTCCACACGTCGGCCGGCTGGATCGGCCACAAGATCAGCACCCTCCAGGAGGAGACGGGCGTCCGCGTCGCGTTCCTCACCCGGCTCGGCGAGGCCATACTGCCCACGTCGCAGACCGTGCTCCAGGAGGGCGACCTCGTCCACGTGATGATGCGTACGGACGACATCCAGAAGGTCGAGGCGGCTTTCGCCGAGGGCCCCGAGGAGGGCGGTCACTGA
- a CDS encoding response regulator yields the protein MAPPAGGDPRGPVRVLVVDDEPQIVRALVINLKARKYEVDAAADGASALELAAARHPDVVVLDLGLPDMDGVEVIKGLRGWTRVPILVLSARQTSDEKVEALDAGADDYVTKPFGMDELLARLRAAVRRAEPVGSGDDGGVAMVETEGFTVDLVAKKVHREGRDVRLTPTEWHLLEVLVRNTGRLVSQKQLLQEVWGPSYGTETNYLRVYMAQLRRKLEADPSHPRHFVTEPGMGYRFDR from the coding sequence ATGGCGCCTCCCGCCGGGGGAGACCCCCGAGGGCCCGTGAGGGTGCTCGTGGTCGACGACGAGCCGCAGATCGTGCGCGCGCTCGTGATCAACCTGAAGGCCCGCAAGTACGAGGTCGACGCCGCCGCCGACGGCGCGAGCGCCCTGGAACTCGCCGCCGCCCGCCACCCGGACGTCGTCGTGCTCGACCTCGGGCTGCCCGACATGGACGGCGTGGAGGTCATCAAGGGCCTGCGCGGCTGGACCCGCGTACCGATCCTGGTGCTCTCCGCGCGCCAGACCTCCGACGAGAAGGTCGAGGCGCTGGACGCGGGCGCCGACGACTACGTCACCAAACCCTTCGGCATGGACGAACTCCTCGCCCGGCTGCGCGCCGCCGTCCGCCGCGCCGAGCCCGTCGGCTCCGGCGACGACGGCGGGGTCGCGATGGTCGAGACGGAGGGCTTCACCGTCGACCTGGTGGCCAAGAAGGTGCACCGGGAGGGCCGTGACGTACGGCTCACCCCGACCGAGTGGCACCTCCTGGAGGTGCTCGTACGCAACACCGGCCGCCTCGTCAGCCAGAAACAGCTCCTCCAGGAGGTCTGGGGGCCCTCCTACGGCACGGAGACGAACTATCTGCGGGTCTACATGGCCCAGCTCCGCCGCAAGCTGGAGGCGGACCCCTCGCACCCCAGGCACTTCGTCACCGAGCCCGGTATGGGCTACCGGTTCGACCGATGA
- a CDS encoding potassium channel family protein: protein MRVAIAGAGAVGRSIAGELLENGHEILLIDKAPTAISVERVPMAEWLLADACEITSLDEAALQRCNVVIAATGDDKVNLVVSLLAKTEYGVPRVVARVNNPKNEWLFNESWGVDVAVSTPRLMSALVEEAVSVGDLVRLLRFSHGDANLVELTLPPESAVTGTQVGDVNWPEDTSLVTIIRGSRVLTPNAEETLEAGDELLFVAAQAREEQLEDLLSVRREDA, encoded by the coding sequence ATGCGCGTCGCGATTGCCGGAGCAGGCGCGGTGGGTCGATCCATCGCGGGCGAACTGCTGGAGAACGGCCACGAGATCCTGCTGATCGACAAGGCGCCCACCGCCATCTCGGTCGAACGGGTCCCGATGGCGGAGTGGCTGCTGGCCGACGCGTGCGAGATCACCTCGCTGGACGAGGCGGCGCTCCAGCGCTGCAACGTCGTGATCGCGGCGACCGGCGACGACAAGGTCAACCTGGTCGTCTCGCTGCTGGCCAAGACGGAGTACGGCGTCCCGAGGGTGGTCGCCCGCGTCAACAACCCCAAGAACGAGTGGCTGTTCAACGAGTCGTGGGGCGTGGACGTCGCGGTGTCGACGCCCCGTCTGATGTCGGCGCTGGTGGAAGAAGCGGTGAGCGTCGGCGATCTCGTACGGCTGCTGCGCTTCAGCCACGGCGACGCGAACCTCGTGGAGCTGACGCTGCCGCCGGAGTCGGCGGTGACGGGGACCCAGGTCGGGGACGTGAACTGGCCGGAGGACACGTCGCTGGTGACGATCATCCGGGGCTCGCGGGTGCTGACGCCGAACGCGGAGGAGACGCTGGAGGCGGGGGACGAACTGCTGTTCGTGGCGGCGCAGGCGCGGGAGGAGCAGTTGGAGGACCTGCTGTCGGTGCGGCGGGAGGACGCGTAG
- a CDS encoding DUF3159 domain-containing protein, with product MTSTDKPAATTDPSTPGAPEGADPQTDADAKAVTEAALFEAFGGVRGMVETVVPGLLFVTIFTINKDLHVSAIAALAVSLLLVAVRLIRRDTVKHAFSGVFGVAFGVVFAMMTGNAKDFYLPGMLYTLGLAVAYIGTSVAGVPLIGLILGPVFKENLSWRTRNPGRKAAYTKASYAWGFILLAKCAILFPLYWWADTTQLGWVLVSLKIPPFLLAVYLTWVFLAKAPAPIDVFAEMEAEEASREQR from the coding sequence GTGACGTCAACCGACAAGCCCGCCGCGACGACAGACCCCAGTACCCCCGGAGCCCCCGAGGGCGCCGACCCGCAGACCGACGCCGATGCCAAGGCCGTCACCGAGGCCGCGCTCTTCGAGGCGTTCGGCGGCGTGCGCGGAATGGTGGAGACGGTCGTCCCCGGACTGCTCTTCGTCACGATCTTCACGATCAACAAGGACCTGCACGTCTCGGCGATCGCCGCTCTCGCGGTGTCGCTGCTGCTGGTCGCCGTCCGGCTGATCCGCCGCGACACCGTGAAGCACGCCTTCAGCGGCGTCTTCGGGGTCGCCTTCGGCGTGGTCTTCGCGATGATGACCGGCAACGCGAAGGACTTCTACCTGCCGGGCATGCTCTACACGCTGGGGCTGGCCGTCGCGTACATCGGGACCAGCGTCGCGGGGGTGCCGCTGATCGGGCTGATCCTGGGGCCGGTCTTCAAGGAGAACCTGTCCTGGCGCACGCGGAACCCGGGGCGCAAGGCGGCGTACACGAAGGCGAGTTACGCGTGGGGGTTCATCCTCCTCGCGAAGTGCGCGATCCTCTTCCCGCTGTACTGGTGGGCGGACACGACGCAGCTGGGCTGGGTACTGGTGTCGCTGAAGATCCCGCCGTTCCTGCTGGCGGTGTATCTGACGTGGGTGTTCCTGGCGAAGGCGCCGGCGCCGATTGACGTCTTCGCCGAGATGGAGGCGGAGGAAGCTTCGCGGGAGCAGCGGTAG